GATCTTGTCGTACAATCTGACTATGACTTGTTCTTGATAGCACAGCCGCAATTGCGTTTTTAGAAATCAAACCTCCCGGACTATTAATTGCACGCCTTATTCTTCGCCCAGGTAAGTTTGCAAAAAAGCCTTCTGTAACTCGACCAAATGGTGTCCCAAAATAtctgtttgaaaataaaactgttctTGCCTGTCTATTTCCCATGGCCTGATCTAATGAAGAGTCCCAATATGGAGTAGTCACACCTGGTCCAAAAACAGCCTGCAGTGCAGCTTCATATCTGAAAAATATGAGAATagttcaaaatattatatagatataagaagaaaaGTTATGAGTGTCACTAACCAAACACtttatccaagtcacaatttatgttaacaactataggtcaaagtgCGGTCTTCAACTCGAAGCCATGGCTCACACtcaacaacaagctataaagagcctgaaaaattcaaacgggaaaacaaacggtctgatctatatataaaacgacgagccacatcaacaaacgacaactttGAACATCAGAAACctatttgtaaaagaaaaacaaggcATTCTTTCACAAATCACGtaatcagaataaaaaaatagaataacacaataaaatgcCATAAGTCTTTTTTTGAAATTCggagatttttttcataatcatTGCAATTTTATTACTTATAAGATATTACTGGTCTGTTTATTTATCGACAGAAAAGATATTTGCAATTACGTGTATGTCGATTCCCCTGTTATTCTAACATTCTGATATCGTTTGTGGCATATAAAGGGCTGATATAACATTCTTGTTAATTTTAATGATACACTTTAATGCTTTCAAATCTACATTGATCTACAACCCTAAGTTATATTTGGAGTAAATAgtgaaacaatgttttttttttacagcaatacaTTATTAACAAGTATAGGTTTATACAATAACTACTTGAACttacaacaacaaataaattcTGTGCCATGAGAGGAAAGCTGAACCTCGATGTTCTCGATTTCCACCTGTGTGAATTGTTGCAATGATGTCATATGTATTCATATCCGGACGAACTccctaaaatatcaaaacatactATAATGTATATGCTTCCATCAAACTTAAGAGAGAGTCtcgtttttaattataattttcaacttttttaagtATGGGTATAGTTTACTCATTTTGCTTGCATTCAAAGTCCTAACGTTCCATATATTGTTTATTCATACACAAGAATCAAAAGACATGTGGATTaattttttgattgattgattgatcggtCGTTATTTGCTAGCGTAACGCAGTGTAGCAAATAGTTCATGtataaatatgcaaataagCGCTCAATattatatgaaagttaaatagTGGAAGCCAAACGAAATTCCTGAAATGGATTAATGGTTCgatcaaattaaagaaaatttattccAGCTAAgttgtagaaaaataaagacaatagtGTTTTATTCAAGTCATAAATttgtgtgctattgtttttaattagttacgtttttaggaaatatttttttaacagttcgtattttaaatttaataaaaccaTTAGCACTTAATCATAACGAGCTTTGTGCTtatttgaacagcggtatactactgtgcCCTTTTTAGATTATGTTACTACATTTACCGAAGATGAGACCTTTAGTTTTGCTGTTTAGTTTTTACGTCACGtgttatttttcaatgttttctattatttctaATGATCTTTATTTGGCACTTTTTAAACCACTTTTTGGACAACCTATATTTTAATACTTATGGAAGAAAAATGTTGGTGattgtattatttattgttattgtatgagcatttttatttgaactttcaaACAACTAATATGTATTTACACTTTGTTTCTTAATACAAAACCTAGTCTTTATCTTATTGAAACAATACTTACAAAATGGTTTTTCAACCTCTGTACAGCTTGTGCATAACGTAAAAAGTTGGTTTCGTATGGAGCTGCTCTCACTTCCTGTCTGACTGGTACCCCAGTCGCCTGCCTCTTATGTCGGGATTTACTAGCTTCATTCGCCTCACTGCTAATTTTTCGCCATAAAGCCGTTAGGAAATTGGAGGAACTTGTATCGTTAAGTGTGTCAGCAGCTGGTTTTAGAAATTTATTGAAGCATATTATATTGATCCCTCTTTCGAAACAGTCGGTTTTGTTATCTGttgaattaattttatattgtataaactctGCCTCAATGCCTGGGAGGATAATCGCCAGTAACATAAATAATGAAGGACTGACCTATcaatgaataaaacatttaaatgtagagaaatgagaaaaatcataaaaataccgaacttcgaGGACCAATTAAAACGGAAATTTCgtaatcaaataacaaaaaacaaaacctaAATCTCATCTAACGAAAGGATAACAACTAGTATATTCTTGAATTGGTCAAGGCATTTTCGCAAGtaggaaatggtggattaaatcttttatatctagTTTAACGTCTCACTCGAATGACAGTCGCTTCAAATTCCAGTATACTGACAACaatatgtgaacaaaaaaaaaccagatataataggtaaaaatgtcacaaataggggtacagcattcaaaattgtgttataatctttatcacttactatattatgttgatatcgtttttataaattaagaattttgattttgtattttcctgCTCGACAAAAGCTAAATTACATAAGTGAAGTAGTAAACACAACTTTATTAATGAAGCACCTTTATATGTTCTtatctgtttttcttttcttagcTCTTAACACGGAATTTGGTTAAAAAGACaagcaaattaaaacaaaacactaaTACATACCAAGGTCCTGTTGATATGCATCCTGCAACCTATTCAAGGGAAGATACCGATTGAATGACTTTAAGAAGtacatattttgatgaaatagttacataattataattatttcttaTGTAAATTAAGTGATGCACTGTTACATGTAAAAACAGGTCTGAGTTTGATCGACTAGATAAATACACAAAAGAATGCATTAttagaaaaacaacaaacatcggaagaaaatgcaaatttaaaaaaaatattatcaggATTTGCTTCAAAATTGTTCCTTTATACAATACCATGGGTAGCGAAATAATTTCTCATAAAAAATGAGGCAAAAGAAcggaaaaaatacaaaaggcATAATTAAACATAAGATATGATGAATAACAGACTACAGCATTTATAAATATCCTGGGATACTTGAAATGTTTTGAAAGCGTTTAAAATGTCGATAATCGAAGATACGTAACAAAGATCTCTGATAATTAATGacaatttgattaaaagtttgtcgaaaaatatttgtaaaataaagtatcaattattTTCAGGTGGTGAACATTCAAAATGACTAAACATAGAAGAGTTTAATTTAGTTTTAACAACATAATGAATGTTAACTGTGATTGAtgagttttaaatttaatatatattgcagagaaaaacaataaaatttgttgtttttttgtagcTTCACTGACTAAGCGTTTTACATGAACGTACTGGTGATATGTAAACTGTCACTATATCAAAGAATAGAATATTTATGCATATTCAAAAAACATATGCAATGACAATTGTGGTGCGACATCCTGCTGATATTCATATGTAAGCGTTTGTAATATAATATTCTACTAAGCATTTGGAATGAAATAATcgaaaagcaaattattatcgTGCGATTGGACTAACGAACTCTCCGTATCTTATTTGGCTTAGATTCTGACTTTTGACAAATTCActttaatgatttattatatGCAGTTTAAAGgagttcgcttctcagtttcaaaataattaacttttcaaaacacttgTTTATATTGATAGAAGATTAATAGAATATAGGCCAATGTGCTTCTTTTTGATATATACGTCATTGAAATGTTGAACGGAAAgtattctctcttgacttttcatagctttatttttaacaattttaagttttcaaacagtattaaaaaatgattaaaatgttataagacGTTTGCAGATTGCTTATCATTAtgcatgtaaaagatttataaaaagaaaagaaagggGTCAATGGGCAAATAtattaaggcattcaaatggataaaaccagaggattccgaaaatcttacaaaaatcCCAAACATGACAAGAGAACTTCTTTAAAGAGCTAACAACTAGTGCGACCAACTAACCAACTTTATCAGTGTCTGAGCAGAGAGCTGATTATTAAGGGTAATGTCAAAGAAAGTTTCGtccttatttattaaaataaatcataagaAGATGACAACAAGACCTTGCTGATAATTATTCCGTGTCAACTCCCTCATTGTCTTTTGCCATAGTTGTTATGTGACAAACAAATTTGTCCAGCTTTCCAATTGTTACATTTTCTTTGCTATGCAGCATCAATTAGCAGCGGCtgtgtacaatgtatattactCTAAGTTGATACGATTTTACAGGGCTTGCGTTTTCTATCATGCTATTTTTAATAGAGGGTTGCTgtttacaaggaagctattaaacaaagCGTCAAAATGATGAAGTTGTAACATTCCTTCGTACTTATTTTACGGGCATTATTTTATTGATCGTAGTAAATATATACCAGTTTATAACTTGACAAAACAAATGTTCCAATAATCGAAATCATAATCCAATCATTTTTTCCTTGAATTTGacctaaaacaaatataattgtgCTAAAATAGTTGCAGGAATATGATTCAATCGACATTCAGTatgttaaattgaataaaattatgcataattacatgtatcaatCAGTGTTGTTTTGATTTACTAGGTGATGAACACGagaaattacaatttaaaagacaaaatcgATGAGAGGAaacctttttattaaaaagttatctcttaaaattatttggtgttctaatgtttatttttcgacatgtacatgtatatctatagCATGAAAGatagattaaataaaaaaaagtagttgCTAAAAATCATCAAAACTCTTGTGAAACTTCTTTTTAGAAAACTTTGTGAACGTATTACAACCGGTTCTTTAAAGTTGATAAATTTTGCTGTCAATCATATCCTCTAGCGCATTGATATCCATTCGTTCCGTGAAGTCACAAATTATTCAGAGTCTACCAACTAAACCGTTTTATTGCACtcgatatttaaattatttgtttatgttattgttttaaattttcccgATCGGATAGTTATTATCGAGATAATGTGGTGAAATCTGCATATCCCAAAGACTTAATCCAATTTCGCGCTGATGAAATCGATTAATAGACAAagaatagtacacaaaacacaacatgaTTTCCTTTTGGGATGAAACAGAAAAACTAGATATCCCATTTATGGTATCTATTACACAGCATTACAAGGGCATGTTGATAAGCAATATATTTACCattcaggggcattacttaaacaagtaacaattaaaattacctatacaagtaatgttgaaaacgaggctaatcaaaatatattttctgaatattattttataggTGTAGAATAATACAGATTTTACaagctttaaataatttttacagTCATCTGGTTATTttcccttgatatataaaaactaattcttcCAAAACACTAATTAACTgacgcacttatctttcataccgacgcttttgggtcaaagattggtctcttgggactattaaattatcattttcctctaaaatcttgaaagTAGAATGATATGAATAGATAGatacttgtgaattaattaagacctgacgttatttataatttgtaacccaaatcaattacatatgtgccttagataagtgttattgctattttcttcaaaaaagtataaaataacttattcaagtaatatttttgtcattattttttaagtaaCCTTTTATCTCTATACTCCTCTCAAATCTGATAAACTCtttatttcatgatataaaatgttgtttaaaataatgaaaactatatttagtgtatgtttctattgaaaattaaaataactcttttaagtaattttatttttttttaaaacaaaaattacttacataagtaattaaaaaaaataacttgtttaagtaacgcccctgactgTTTACAGTAAAGCACGAGGTCTTATCTTAATTCATGgtttgtattctttattttttttttatgaaaacacGGTGAAATATATGAGTAAATAGATGAAGATAAATTTAGAAAAGGTCTTTCGACTCACAAATGTTTCTAGTGTTTTGCAGTACAAAATATGAATGTGTTGTTGTATCTATATACTTTAATTAAATACGTACTCTACAAAACcgttttatgatattttattaatgtcaatataatatataaaaatcaatgttgAATTTATGTTACTTCTATATATTTTACCAtccataaaattaaaattgaacagTCTAAATAGCCATGTAGTTATTTATCACTTTTCGACTTGTTAAAGGTGGCCTGATATCATTTGCCTCATCAAGTTTTCGCTTTAAGATCATTTACAGTCAGTctgttgatttgttttaatacatttaactttatttcagaaaattacACTTTCAGCACATTGcacaataataaatttataaagaaatatcAATTATCTCTTTAGTTCTTAAAATGAAATCATGTTTAATGATTTACGGTAATACGGAAGAAAATGTTTCAACGTGATAACATAAAACAGTCTTATTTGATTGAAGAGTTTTTAAAGTTAACCTTTGTGTAGAACAAACACACTTTTTAAAAGGTCAAAtgacagtaaatgggctatgtttCAGAATCTGGTATAATTTTGCATACAAtcttggctcgttgaactacaatagaaaatcgaaaaaaatcaggcatttttctttttgacttTCGTAAATAATgctgcttgatttttttttaaattggtggAAATTGgtataaaaacacataaaatcagcgaaaaactttccaaattttgacttaaaatcatcaaatctctaattctacgtTATAGATTTTCTtgaaaactatatgttgttgatgcATAAATTTCCATTATAATGGAAGGAATATGTGACggtagatataggaaaatgtaaaattaaaaaaatactgaccttcaaggaaaattcaaatcggaaagttcattatca
This is a stretch of genomic DNA from Mytilus trossulus isolate FHL-02 chromosome 6, PNRI_Mtr1.1.1.hap1, whole genome shotgun sequence. It encodes these proteins:
- the LOC134720721 gene encoding tyrosinase-like protein 1 codes for the protein MHINRTLVSPSLFMLLAIILPGIEAEFIQYKINSTDNKTDCFERGINIICFNKFLKPAADTLNDTSSSNFLTALWRKISSEANEASKSRHKRQATGVPVRQEVRAAPYETNFLRYAQAVQRLKNHFGVRPDMNTYDIIATIHTGGNREHRGSAFLSWHRIYLLLYEAALQAVFGPGVTTPYWDSSLDQAMGNRQARTVLFSNRYFGTPFGRVTEGFFANLPGRRIRRAINSPGGLISKNAIAAVLSRTSHSQIVRQDQSRYCWECYHASVHVWVGGDMEAGVSAAFDPIFWCHHAFVDYVWELFRRRIPNAPADYPLGFPLHPPDDQMRFSNYRYQPNPPITNREGYSNIYARLRRYAPAPSCQNQCSNSPDLFCDQNRDICISTEATSEVSGAPSAGGNVAFFASDAAVAPIDIASGMADVTTTVTALQDIRNEILQDIPAGSPLNLFTAIQIDPNTRPVSVFSA